In the genome of Nocardia sp. NBC_00416, one region contains:
- a CDS encoding carboxylesterase/lipase family protein gives MNRRRFLRGTTAACALAASTVTGCGAGGTAESVVATRAGRIRGSVTAGVHAFKGVPYAAPPQVVDRYRPPRPVQPWTGVREALAFGPTPPQPPTPPPMDFFAPPVPGPEYLNLNIWTPEPGSARLPVLVWIFGGGFDTGSNGLYDGRAFARDGVVFVAINYRLGAEGFLFLDDGVANVGLLDQIMALEWVRDNISAFGGDPGKVTISGQSAGAMAVATLMAMPRADGLFRRAIMESGAGNLCHSTETAREIGHRLAAKLGTPPSRAAVAAAGVERVLAAQSALMRDLARQPDPQRWGGEPGCRVNMWRPTLDDATLPAKPIDAVTAGAGAAVDVLLGHNSEEGRLSLVPFRSLDSVTEAELTTAMSLYRLPVDRALPAYRTAYPDADPGALLAILQADWFYTVPGLRLADARADAPAATYMYEFAWRSPQFGGSLGACHFLEVPFVFDQLHDRRMQWITGPNPPQQLADLVHSMWVQFAGTGRTNWPRYEHTRRTTMRLDLQPAVVDDPYPTRNLWDGVDLY, from the coding sequence GTGAACCGCCGGAGATTTCTTCGCGGCACGACCGCGGCGTGCGCGCTTGCCGCGTCGACGGTCACCGGATGCGGTGCCGGCGGCACAGCCGAATCGGTCGTCGCGACGCGAGCCGGGCGGATACGGGGCAGCGTCACCGCAGGCGTCCACGCGTTCAAAGGCGTGCCCTACGCCGCGCCCCCGCAGGTTGTTGACCGCTATCGACCACCGCGCCCGGTCCAGCCGTGGACCGGCGTCCGCGAGGCACTGGCCTTCGGGCCCACGCCGCCGCAGCCGCCCACCCCGCCGCCGATGGACTTCTTCGCGCCACCGGTTCCCGGGCCGGAATACCTCAACCTGAACATCTGGACCCCGGAGCCGGGCTCGGCGCGCCTGCCGGTGCTGGTGTGGATCTTCGGCGGCGGTTTCGACACCGGAAGCAACGGCCTCTACGACGGCCGGGCCTTCGCCCGCGACGGCGTGGTATTCGTCGCGATCAACTACCGGCTCGGCGCCGAAGGATTCCTGTTCCTCGACGACGGCGTGGCCAATGTCGGCCTGCTGGACCAGATCATGGCGCTGGAATGGGTGCGCGACAATATCTCCGCCTTCGGCGGCGACCCCGGCAAGGTCACCATCTCCGGGCAGTCCGCCGGCGCGATGGCCGTCGCCACCCTGATGGCGATGCCGCGGGCCGACGGGCTGTTCCGGCGCGCAATCATGGAAAGCGGTGCGGGCAATCTCTGTCACTCCACCGAAACCGCCCGCGAGATCGGACACCGCCTCGCCGCGAAGCTGGGCACGCCGCCGAGCCGCGCCGCCGTTGCCGCGGCCGGTGTCGAGCGCGTGCTCGCCGCTCAGTCCGCGCTCATGAGAGATCTTGCGCGACAACCGGATCCGCAACGCTGGGGCGGCGAGCCGGGGTGCCGCGTCAACATGTGGCGGCCCACCCTCGACGACGCCACCCTGCCCGCCAAGCCCATCGACGCCGTCACCGCTGGAGCCGGCGCCGCGGTCGATGTGCTGCTCGGCCACAACAGCGAGGAGGGGCGCCTGTCGCTGGTGCCTTTCCGCAGCCTCGACTCGGTCACCGAAGCGGAATTGACCACCGCGATGAGTCTGTACCGGCTGCCCGTCGACCGGGCGCTGCCCGCCTACCGCACCGCCTACCCGGACGCCGATCCCGGTGCGTTGCTGGCAATCCTGCAGGCGGACTGGTTCTACACCGTCCCCGGCCTCCGGCTCGCCGACGCCCGGGCCGATGCTCCAGCAGCCACCTATATGTACGAATTCGCTTGGCGCTCGCCACAATTCGGTGGCAGTCTCGGAGCCTGCCATTTCCTCGAGGTTCCCTTCGTCTTCGACCAGTTGCACGACCGGCGAATGCAATGGATCACCGGGCCGAACCCGCCCCAGCAACTGGCCGACCTCGTACACAGCATGTGGGTGCAGTTCGCCGGCACCGGCCGAACGAACTGGCCGCGTTACGAGCACACCCGCAGGACCACCATGCGACTGGACCTGCAACCCGCCGTCGTCGACGACCCGTACCCGACCCGGAACCTGTGGGACGGAGTCGACCTGTACTGA
- a CDS encoding VOC family protein: MNWTLEVVIVPVSDIDRAKDFYSERLGFTVDHDTKIGDGMRIVQLTPPGSGCSIVIGEGAVPKMEPGSVKGLQLVVPDIGQAHKELMTRGVAVTDVQVLGRNPSPTPDPLDNVGFIFFEDPDGNSWGVQQISSRGESKPA, from the coding sequence GTCCCCGTATCCGATATCGATCGGGCGAAGGACTTCTACAGCGAGCGATTGGGATTCACGGTCGACCACGATACGAAGATCGGCGACGGCATGCGCATCGTGCAGCTGACGCCGCCGGGCTCCGGGTGCTCCATAGTCATCGGCGAAGGCGCGGTCCCGAAGATGGAACCGGGTTCGGTGAAGGGCCTTCAACTTGTCGTGCCCGATATCGGGCAGGCGCACAAGGAACTGATGACGCGCGGTGTGGCGGTCACCGATGTCCAGGTGCTGGGCCGAAATCCCTCGCCCACGCCGGATCCCCTCGACAACGTCGGGTTCATCTTCTTCGAGGATCCGGACGGCAACAGCTGGGGTGTGCAGCAGATCTCGTCGCGGGGCGAGTCGAAACCGGCCTAG
- a CDS encoding DUF1048 domain-containing protein: MDISDLTSKVIGDLGDKKRWRQYKARAKQLPPAYRTVVEAFERFLMYGGAGGGGVAMFEDLVDLFEQSAADETPIRKIVGDDPVEFIETFARNYQDESWLNRERTRLTSAVERAAGEGK; the protein is encoded by the coding sequence ATGGATATATCGGATCTCACCTCGAAGGTGATCGGGGACCTCGGGGACAAGAAGCGGTGGCGGCAGTACAAGGCGCGCGCGAAGCAGCTTCCCCCGGCTTATCGCACCGTGGTCGAGGCTTTCGAGCGGTTTCTGATGTACGGGGGCGCGGGCGGCGGCGGCGTGGCGATGTTCGAAGACCTCGTCGATCTGTTCGAGCAGAGCGCGGCCGACGAGACCCCGATACGCAAGATCGTCGGAGATGACCCCGTGGAGTTCATCGAGACGTTCGCGCGGAACTACCAGGACGAGTCCTGGCTCAACCGGGAACGAACACGGCTGACCAGCGCCGTCGAACGTGCCGCCGGAGAAGGAAAGTAG
- a CDS encoding ABC transporter ATP-binding protein → MTTQQAPAIRVQGLEKSYNKLEVLRGVDFEVERGSIFALLGSNGAGKTTIVRILSTLLKADAGTAGVNGFDVGAQPGDVRESISLTGQFAAVDEILSGRENLVLIAKLRHLKDADTIADDLLERFSLTDAAARKVSTYSGGMRRRLDIAMSLIGNPPVIFLDEPTTGLDPQARIEVWQAVKDLAEHGTTVLLTTQYLDEAEHLADRIAILHKGRIIVNGTLAELKQLLPPAKVEYVEKQPSLEDVFFALVGDEGGEGISADDRSAVRTK, encoded by the coding sequence ATGACGACACAGCAAGCTCCGGCGATCCGAGTGCAGGGTCTGGAGAAGTCCTACAACAAGCTCGAGGTGCTGCGCGGCGTGGACTTCGAGGTCGAGCGGGGCAGCATTTTCGCCCTGCTCGGCTCGAACGGCGCCGGCAAAACCACGATCGTCAGGATTCTGTCGACGCTGCTCAAAGCCGACGCGGGCACAGCCGGCGTGAACGGCTTCGACGTCGGCGCCCAGCCGGGCGACGTACGGGAATCCATCAGCCTCACCGGGCAGTTCGCCGCCGTCGACGAAATCCTCAGCGGCCGGGAAAATCTCGTGTTGATCGCCAAGCTGCGGCACCTGAAGGACGCCGACACGATCGCCGACGACCTACTCGAGCGATTCTCGCTCACCGACGCGGCCGCACGGAAGGTCTCGACGTATTCGGGGGGTATGCGTCGACGCCTCGATATCGCCATGAGCCTCATCGGCAATCCGCCGGTCATCTTCCTCGACGAGCCGACCACCGGCCTCGACCCCCAGGCGCGCATCGAGGTGTGGCAGGCGGTCAAGGACCTCGCCGAGCACGGCACCACGGTGCTGCTCACGACCCAATACCTGGACGAGGCGGAACACCTGGCGGACCGGATCGCGATCCTGCACAAGGGCCGCATCATCGTCAACGGCACCCTCGCCGAGCTCAAACAACTGCTCCCGCCCGCGAAGGTCGAATACGTCGAGAAGCAGCCGAGTTTGGAAGACGTCTTCTTCGCCCTCGTCGGTGACGAAGGCGGCGAGGGCATTTCCGCTGATGACCGCAGCGCGGTACGGACGAAATAA
- a CDS encoding magnesium and cobalt transport protein CorA, whose translation MLVEPNRGSSGSTVASKRIPVPVARAVVDCGIYRDGKRLDGRFGVAEALARVRENDSDAGGFVWLGLHEPDIDQMSEVAAVFGLHRLAVEAAVAGNQRPKLERYDHTVVFGMRTVAYVEHDMHSVSEIVLTGEILIFLGPDFVLAVRHGEHSGLRAVRAELEADPERLRLGPGAVLHAIADHVVDAYLDVVQEIETDVEEMEQEVFTPRSRLGIESIYQLKREIVELRRSVIPLALPLQMLTRPDSGLSKEVRRYLRDVTDHHTTAAERVHDFDDALSALINATLARIAVRQNTDMRKISALVALAAVPTMIAGIYGMNFEHMPELKQVWAYPTVLAVMVLTCSGLVVMFRRNGWL comes from the coding sequence GTGTTGGTTGAACCGAATCGTGGCAGCAGCGGGTCGACGGTGGCGTCGAAGCGGATTCCGGTGCCGGTGGCGCGGGCGGTTGTGGACTGCGGCATCTACCGCGACGGGAAGCGGTTGGACGGCCGGTTCGGAGTGGCCGAGGCTCTGGCTCGGGTCCGCGAGAACGACAGCGATGCGGGCGGATTCGTGTGGCTGGGCCTGCACGAGCCCGATATCGACCAGATGAGTGAGGTTGCGGCAGTGTTCGGGCTGCACCGGCTGGCCGTGGAAGCCGCCGTGGCCGGCAACCAGCGCCCGAAGCTGGAACGCTACGACCACACTGTGGTGTTCGGGATGCGGACCGTGGCATATGTCGAGCACGATATGCACAGTGTCAGCGAGATCGTGCTGACCGGCGAGATATTGATCTTCCTCGGCCCCGATTTCGTGCTCGCGGTCCGCCACGGCGAGCACTCCGGCCTGCGGGCGGTTCGTGCGGAATTGGAAGCCGACCCCGAACGGTTGCGGTTGGGTCCCGGCGCGGTGCTGCACGCGATCGCCGACCACGTCGTCGACGCCTACCTCGACGTCGTGCAGGAGATCGAAACCGACGTCGAGGAGATGGAGCAGGAGGTGTTCACCCCCCGCTCACGGCTCGGCATCGAGTCGATCTATCAGCTCAAACGCGAAATCGTGGAACTGCGTCGCTCGGTGATCCCGCTGGCCCTGCCGTTGCAGATGCTCACCCGGCCCGATTCCGGTCTGAGTAAGGAAGTGCGTCGCTACCTGCGTGATGTCACCGACCATCACACCACCGCCGCCGAACGCGTCCACGACTTCGACGACGCGCTCTCGGCACTGATCAACGCGACCCTGGCTCGTATCGCCGTGCGGCAGAACACCGATATGCGCAAGATATCCGCACTGGTAGCCCTGGCCGCGGTCCCCACCATGATCGCCGGGATCTACGGCATGAATTTCGAGCACATGCCCGAACTGAAGCAGGTTTGGGCATACCCCACAGTTCTCGCGGTGATGGTGCTGACCTGCAGCGGGTTGGTTGTGATGTTCCGCCGCAACGGTTGGCTGTAG
- a CDS encoding MlaD family protein yields the protein MSSVRGPAIGLSVFGVLVVCCLGLVLTTVRGPVTGAEVDAEYTAVFTDASGLTAGAGVQLAGARIGTVTAVEVTDDTTTRVGFTVEHDGAVLDTTHAAIRYQNLLGQRYLELFESEPGGVRLAAGATIPRERTAPSFDVSRLFDGFKPLFTALDIEQLGRLAENLVCVLQGDGAGIEPVLEGLVDLLQYATSEHAVVAVLIHNLGTIAAELGGIAEQVGVLIEGIAALVGLFDDAVDLVNSLFTEEPATEPEGRILADPESVFEDADPSLHELSGVLAAHPGRLVEMLSLMPELINGSNANYPAAGLAPASACSASPELTEAILGTQYRAVCR from the coding sequence ATGTCATCCGTGCGTGGCCCTGCGATCGGGTTGTCCGTCTTCGGTGTCCTCGTCGTCTGTTGCCTCGGCCTGGTGCTGACCACCGTGCGTGGACCGGTTACCGGCGCCGAGGTCGACGCCGAGTACACCGCGGTCTTCACCGATGCCTCCGGGCTCACCGCCGGAGCCGGTGTTCAGCTGGCCGGAGCCCGGATCGGAACCGTCACGGCAGTCGAGGTCACCGATGACACCACGACCCGGGTGGGGTTCACCGTCGAACACGACGGGGCGGTCCTGGACACCACCCACGCCGCGATCCGATATCAGAACCTGCTCGGGCAGCGCTATCTGGAGCTGTTCGAGTCCGAGCCCGGAGGGGTGCGGCTCGCGGCCGGCGCGACGATCCCGCGCGAGCGGACCGCGCCGAGTTTCGACGTATCGCGGCTGTTCGATGGATTCAAACCATTGTTCACTGCGCTGGACATCGAGCAGCTGGGTCGTTTGGCGGAGAACCTGGTCTGTGTTCTCCAGGGCGACGGCGCGGGTATCGAACCGGTGCTGGAGGGTCTGGTCGACCTGCTGCAATACGCTACGAGCGAGCACGCGGTGGTCGCTGTGCTGATCCACAATCTGGGGACGATCGCCGCCGAACTCGGCGGCATCGCCGAACAGGTCGGCGTGCTGATCGAGGGGATCGCCGCGCTCGTCGGGTTGTTCGACGACGCCGTCGATCTGGTGAACTCGCTGTTCACGGAGGAACCGGCAACCGAGCCCGAGGGCAGAATCCTCGCCGACCCGGAGTCTGTCTTCGAGGACGCCGACCCCTCTCTGCACGAGTTGTCGGGAGTCCTCGCTGCCCACCCCGGGCGACTGGTGGAGATGCTCTCGCTGATGCCGGAACTGATCAACGGATCGAACGCGAACTACCCCGCCGCGGGCCTGGCGCCCGCTTCCGCCTGCTCGGCTTCGCCAGAACTCACCGAAGCGATTCTCGGTACGCAGTATCGGGCCGTGTGTCGATGA
- a CDS encoding glycine zipper domain-containing protein produces the protein MMRNSLAKAIGVVAFSALPLAATVAVAGPSSADAVTRQATPVAGIPLQKSEDIATNPHALIPDPVLNGSSAGGSVGSAVGSATGSGGSLLGSVIGALVGYFHPEVIPQVLP, from the coding sequence ATGATGCGAAATAGCCTGGCCAAGGCGATAGGCGTGGTGGCCTTCAGTGCGCTGCCGTTGGCCGCGACGGTTGCCGTCGCGGGCCCGTCCTCCGCTGACGCCGTAACCCGGCAGGCCACACCCGTGGCCGGTATTCCACTGCAGAAAAGCGAGGACATCGCCACCAACCCGCACGCCCTGATTCCCGATCCAGTCCTGAACGGCTCGTCCGCGGGCGGCTCGGTCGGTTCCGCCGTCGGGTCTGCCACCGGGTCCGGCGGCTCGCTCCTCGGCTCCGTGATCGGTGCCCTGGTCGGCTATTTCCACCCCGAGGTGATCCCGCAGGTTCTGCCCTGA
- a CDS encoding phosphotransferase family protein: protein MSDTALPGISVPLLEEFLRTAAPGLLNGPLRVELLAGGRSNLTYLLTDGTGRWVLRRPPLGHVLATAHDMDREYRVLRALHPTDVPVPKPLVIAGAEIIGAPFYVMEFASGVVLRDRAQLDAFGAAAEQLAAELVTTLGRLHRLAPESVGLGDLGRPAGYLERQLRRWAAQLDASHSRDLPDLTSLGERLGRILPTGQAPAIVHGDYRLDNVVVDPAGGRVAGVLDWEMATIGDPLTDLASMVVWWDGIRGLDSPVAAVPGDVPGYPAGDTLVATYARETGRDLTEFGWYLGFAYYKIAAIFEGIHYRAQQGLTVGDGFDRLGALVPALVERGHAAVTEFA, encoded by the coding sequence ATGTCGGATACGGCTCTACCGGGGATCTCGGTGCCGCTGCTCGAGGAATTTCTGCGCACCGCGGCGCCCGGATTGCTGAACGGCCCGTTGCGGGTCGAATTGCTCGCCGGCGGCCGGTCCAATCTGACCTATCTGCTCACGGACGGAACCGGTCGCTGGGTGCTGCGCCGGCCACCGCTCGGGCACGTGCTCGCCACCGCGCACGATATGGACCGCGAGTACCGGGTGCTGCGGGCACTGCATCCGACCGACGTCCCCGTCCCGAAGCCACTGGTGATCGCCGGAGCGGAGATCATCGGCGCGCCCTTCTACGTCATGGAGTTCGCGTCGGGGGTCGTGCTCCGTGACCGCGCGCAACTGGACGCGTTCGGCGCCGCGGCCGAACAACTCGCCGCCGAACTGGTCACCACCCTGGGCCGCTTGCACCGGCTCGCCCCCGAATCCGTGGGCCTGGGTGACCTGGGGCGGCCGGCCGGGTATCTCGAACGCCAACTGCGCCGCTGGGCGGCTCAGTTGGACGCGTCGCACAGTCGTGATCTGCCGGATCTCACGAGTCTGGGGGAGCGGCTGGGTCGCATACTGCCCACCGGGCAGGCGCCGGCGATCGTGCACGGTGACTATCGCCTCGACAATGTGGTGGTCGATCCGGCCGGCGGCCGGGTGGCCGGTGTCCTGGACTGGGAAATGGCCACGATCGGTGACCCGCTGACCGATCTCGCCTCGATGGTCGTGTGGTGGGACGGTATCCGCGGGCTGGACAGCCCGGTCGCGGCGGTCCCCGGTGATGTCCCCGGGTATCCCGCCGGCGACACCCTGGTCGCGACGTATGCCAGGGAGACCGGCCGCGACCTGACCGAATTCGGCTGGTATCTGGGATTCGCCTACTACAAGATCGCGGCGATCTTCGAGGGGATCCACTACCGCGCGCAGCAGGGTCTGACCGTGGGAGACGGCTTCGACCGGCTCGGCGCGCTGGTCCCCGCCCTGGTCGAACGCGGTCATGCGGCGGTCACCGAATTCGCCTGA
- a CDS encoding ABC transporter permease — MTTHFFADTGLLLGRSLRHITRSVDTIITTTIMPIAFMLLFVYVFGGAIDSGSDSYVQYLLPGILLITIASGISYTAFRLFLDMKSGIFERFQSMPIARSSVLWAHVLTSLVANLISLVVVVLVALLMGFRSGAGILAWFAVAGILILFTLALTWIAVIPGLSAKTPDGASAFSYPLIFLPFISSAFVPTDTMPGPLRAFAENQPVTSIINAIRDLFAQQPVGTDIWIALGWCVGILIVAYLFAMTTYRRKIS, encoded by the coding sequence ATGACCACGCATTTCTTCGCCGACACCGGCCTGCTGCTGGGACGATCCCTGCGCCACATCACGCGCAGCGTGGACACGATCATCACGACCACGATCATGCCGATCGCGTTCATGCTGCTGTTCGTCTACGTATTCGGCGGCGCGATCGACTCGGGGTCGGATTCCTACGTGCAGTACCTACTGCCCGGCATCCTGCTGATCACCATCGCCTCGGGCATCTCCTACACCGCGTTCCGGCTCTTCCTGGACATGAAAAGCGGTATCTTCGAGCGGTTCCAATCCATGCCCATCGCACGGTCGTCGGTCCTGTGGGCCCATGTCCTGACCTCGCTGGTCGCCAACCTGATCTCGCTCGTAGTGGTGGTGCTGGTCGCCCTGCTGATGGGCTTCCGGTCCGGCGCCGGAATACTCGCCTGGTTCGCGGTCGCCGGCATCCTGATCCTGTTCACCCTCGCGCTGACCTGGATCGCGGTCATCCCCGGCTTGTCCGCGAAGACCCCGGACGGCGCGAGCGCCTTCTCCTATCCGCTGATCTTCCTGCCGTTCATCAGCTCGGCCTTCGTGCCGACCGACACCATGCCCGGCCCGCTCCGCGCCTTCGCCGAAAACCAGCCGGTGACATCCATCATCAACGCCATCCGTGACCTGTTCGCCCAGCAACCGGTCGGCACCGATATCTGGATCGCCCTCGGCTGGTGCGTCGGCATCCTCATCGTGGCTTACCTCTTCGCCATGACCACCTATCGCCGCAAGATCTCCTAG
- a CDS encoding HdeD family acid-resistance protein, whose translation MISSDVHYEGPLHQLARRAWQAMLIIGLVSVVVGVVVLIWPGPTIVVLAVLFGIYLLVSGIFQLVAAFGGHVSSGWRVMLIVSAVLSFILAFFALRHLGDAVLLMALWIGIGWMFRGVAVLVAAADAPSGTPGRAWNVFFGIVLLIGGGMLIVWPFNSVAVLTVVAGWWLIFMGIVEVVGAFQVRGGAKNTPSVA comes from the coding sequence ATGATATCCAGCGATGTTCACTACGAGGGGCCGTTGCATCAGCTGGCCCGGCGCGCGTGGCAGGCGATGTTGATCATCGGCCTGGTGTCGGTGGTCGTCGGTGTCGTGGTGCTGATCTGGCCGGGTCCGACAATCGTGGTCCTGGCTGTCCTGTTCGGTATCTATCTGCTGGTTTCGGGCATCTTCCAGCTGGTCGCGGCGTTCGGCGGTCACGTCTCGAGCGGCTGGCGGGTCATGCTGATCGTCAGCGCGGTACTGTCGTTCATCCTGGCCTTCTTCGCCTTGCGTCATCTCGGCGACGCTGTTCTGCTGATGGCCCTGTGGATCGGAATCGGCTGGATGTTCCGCGGCGTCGCGGTTCTGGTCGCTGCTGCAGACGCGCCTTCGGGCACCCCCGGGCGCGCCTGGAATGTCTTTTTCGGCATCGTGCTGCTGATCGGCGGCGGTATGTTGATCGTCTGGCCGTTCAACTCCGTCGCCGTGTTGACGGTGGTGGCCGGTTGGTGGCTGATCTTCATGGGCATTGTGGAGGTCGTCGGCGCGTTCCAGGTACGCGGCGGGGCGAAGAACACGCCGAGTGTCGCCTGA
- a CDS encoding lipase family protein codes for MRCLRAGILALFVIVPLLTGQAAAQPPALPFPGLPVIPLPADASGAILPGIQQWIDQVIPPPPIAPAPQPAPTDQTNDSAPGPAALRQAVLPAPVGDPIFDAWPADLADFAPGAVLEVRDITASAAPLVVVPIREALLFKYRTTDAHDRPSYATATLVIPATPSPVPGARPVLVNNLPIDALGRRCTPSYTLAHGFSSESAITDFVPPTTHLAALRGYAVLIPDHEGPLMAYAEPYVAGHAVLDAVRAVRGRLANEFGASRFAMAGYSGGAIATHGAVKLIESYAPELAPSLAGAALGGVPADFEILARSMNGNLASAVFMAAVFGIARERPEILARMNHLAQWVTTSPMKDQCVSIFALPGVLQLPIDIAANIADPLHSTLAREIYEVTRMAGVASATPLYIYNGEQEFWIPAEGARNLYREQCSLGVTAVYRSVLGEHIIAAGLGYPEAMIWLDERLRGIPAENEC; via the coding sequence ATGAGATGTTTGCGTGCCGGCATTCTCGCGTTGTTCGTCATCGTGCCGTTGCTCACCGGGCAGGCTGCGGCCCAACCGCCCGCCCTCCCGTTCCCCGGACTGCCGGTAATTCCGCTGCCCGCGGACGCGAGCGGCGCTATCCTGCCCGGTATCCAGCAGTGGATCGACCAGGTGATTCCGCCGCCGCCGATCGCGCCGGCGCCCCAACCAGCGCCGACGGATCAGACGAACGATTCGGCGCCGGGGCCGGCGGCGCTGCGGCAGGCGGTGTTGCCCGCACCGGTCGGCGACCCGATATTCGATGCGTGGCCGGCCGACCTCGCCGACTTCGCCCCGGGTGCGGTGCTCGAGGTCCGCGATATCACCGCCTCGGCCGCGCCGCTGGTCGTTGTGCCGATCCGGGAGGCGCTGCTGTTCAAATACCGGACCACCGACGCGCACGATCGCCCTTCGTACGCCACGGCCACACTGGTGATTCCGGCGACCCCCTCACCGGTTCCCGGAGCGCGGCCGGTGCTGGTCAACAACCTGCCGATCGATGCTCTCGGCCGTCGCTGCACTCCGAGTTACACACTGGCACACGGATTCTCGTCCGAGAGCGCGATCACCGACTTCGTGCCGCCCACCACCCACCTTGCCGCGCTGCGTGGCTATGCCGTGCTCATTCCGGATCACGAGGGCCCACTGATGGCCTACGCCGAGCCCTACGTCGCGGGTCACGCGGTATTGGACGCGGTGCGTGCGGTACGCGGCCGGCTGGCGAACGAGTTCGGTGCGAGCCGTTTCGCGATGGCGGGCTACTCCGGTGGCGCGATAGCCACGCACGGCGCGGTGAAACTGATCGAGAGTTATGCGCCCGAGCTCGCACCGTCACTCGCCGGTGCGGCACTCGGCGGGGTGCCCGCCGATTTCGAGATCCTGGCACGCAGCATGAACGGCAATCTGGCTTCCGCCGTGTTCATGGCCGCCGTCTTCGGTATCGCACGCGAGCGGCCCGAGATTCTGGCCCGGATGAACCACCTCGCCCAGTGGGTGACCACCTCGCCGATGAAAGACCAGTGCGTGAGCATTTTCGCGCTGCCCGGTGTGCTGCAGCTGCCGATCGACATCGCCGCGAATATCGCCGACCCACTGCACTCGACGCTGGCACGCGAGATCTACGAGGTGACCCGGATGGCAGGGGTCGCGTCGGCGACTCCGCTCTACATCTACAACGGTGAACAGGAGTTCTGGATCCCGGCCGAGGGCGCGCGCAACCTCTATCGCGAGCAATGCTCGCTCGGCGTCACCGCGGTCTACCGCAGTGTGCTCGGCGAGCACATCATCGCGGCGGGCCTCGGTTATCCAGAGGCCATGATCTGGCTGGACGAGCGCCTGCGCGGCATCCCGGCGGAGAATGAATGCTGA
- a CDS encoding TetR family transcriptional regulator, protein MAGEQNAHDGAAGREALGRRLRAARQRKGLTIREVVPEIGVSIGTWSAIENGRARIGDDRLATAARLFETDPASLRTDAPVQVETDGQWRDFPPLNLAPPVAGALNAFVELGYHGSSIRDIADRAGLSVAGVYHHWPTKQHLLVALLDMTMDDLQGRCRAARTEGDGPVERLERLVECLALYHAHRRELGFIGASEMRSLEEPHRARIVAARRNVQHMVEDEVNEGCRRGAMRTPLPREAARAVVTLCTSLPQWWSPTGGLTPEAVARQYIDFALDLVRVPR, encoded by the coding sequence GTGGCCGGAGAGCAGAACGCGCACGACGGAGCCGCGGGCCGCGAAGCCCTCGGCCGGCGACTTCGCGCGGCCAGGCAGCGCAAAGGCCTCACGATCCGCGAGGTCGTCCCCGAAATCGGGGTCAGCATCGGCACCTGGAGCGCGATCGAGAACGGCCGCGCAAGGATCGGCGATGATCGGCTCGCCACCGCCGCCCGGCTGTTCGAGACCGATCCCGCGAGCCTGCGTACCGATGCGCCGGTGCAGGTCGAGACCGATGGGCAGTGGCGGGACTTCCCGCCACTGAACCTCGCCCCACCCGTCGCGGGCGCACTCAACGCCTTCGTCGAACTCGGCTACCACGGGTCGTCGATCCGCGATATCGCCGACCGGGCGGGTTTGTCGGTCGCGGGCGTCTACCACCACTGGCCGACCAAACAGCATCTACTGGTCGCGCTCCTGGATATGACCATGGACGATCTCCAGGGACGCTGCCGCGCGGCGCGGACAGAGGGCGACGGGCCGGTCGAACGCCTGGAGCGGCTGGTCGAATGCCTCGCCCTCTACCATGCCCACCGCCGGGAACTGGGGTTCATCGGCGCGAGCGAGATGCGCAGCCTGGAGGAACCGCATCGCGCCCGGATCGTAGCGGCCCGGCGGAACGTGCAGCATATGGTCGAAGACGAGGTCAACGAGGGATGCCGGCGCGGCGCGATGCGGACACCACTGCCCCGGGAAGCCGCCCGCGCGGTGGTGACGCTGTGCACCTCGTTGCCGCAGTGGTGGTCACCGACCGGAGGACTCACCCCCGAGGCGGTCGCCCGGCAGTACATCGACTTCGCGCTCGATCTCGTCCGCGTCCCCCGTTGA
- a CDS encoding PadR family transcriptional regulator translates to MGKQETEMLKGTLEGIVLAILSGRPAYGYEITAWLREQGFSDIAEGTIYALLVRIEKRGFVDVEKVPSEKGPPRKVYSLNAAGQENLDEFWRTWSFLAERLEQLREKGGR, encoded by the coding sequence ATGGGCAAGCAGGAGACCGAGATGCTCAAGGGAACGCTGGAGGGAATCGTCCTGGCGATCCTGTCCGGCCGCCCCGCGTACGGCTACGAGATCACCGCATGGCTGCGGGAGCAGGGCTTTTCCGATATTGCCGAGGGCACCATCTACGCCTTGCTGGTCAGGATCGAGAAACGCGGTTTCGTCGACGTGGAAAAGGTTCCTTCGGAGAAGGGGCCCCCGCGCAAGGTGTACTCCCTCAACGCTGCGGGACAGGAAAATCTCGACGAGTTCTGGAGGACCTGGAGCTTCCTCGCTGAACGGCTCGAACAGCTCCGTGAAAAAGGAGGCAGATAG